The proteins below come from a single Seriola aureovittata isolate HTS-2021-v1 ecotype China chromosome 23, ASM2101889v1, whole genome shotgun sequence genomic window:
- the LOC130164919 gene encoding uncharacterized protein LOC130164919: MSTPSPSEYEADISDEQLLTRGTDMSVNSSFNSSDSSLHLLLKHCSEFRPSTFNFVLLLPLFTFVLYMGYQRSLSKSSHSDVFTYNVVALETLSILGFFCYCGGALADSMIAVLVGSCMFSITSAGQNLFHVLTCVERYLAVVHPVTYLGLRQSGGVRIRNISIGCVWLICFGTLSGFILLDRSFTGVAASCLLVFSLIVVSFCSLSVLCVLIGPGPGDVGGDRERVDQTKRRAFYTITVIMGALVLRFMGFQIGSMM; encoded by the exons ATGAGCACGCCCTCACCGAGCGAGTACGAAGCAGATATCAGTGACGAGCAGCTGCTGACGAG AGGAACAGATATGTCAGTCAACTCTTCCTTCAACTCCTCTgattcctccctccatcttttacTCAAGCATTGCTCAGAATTCAGACCCAGCACGTTCAACTTCGTTCTCCTTCTGCCTCTCTTCACCTTCGTCCTCTACATGGGCTACCAACGCTCGCTTTCCAAGTCAAGTCACTCGGACGTCTTCACCTATAACGTGGTTGCCTTGGAGACGCTCAGCATCCTGGGGTTTTTCTGTTATTGCGGTGGCGCCTTGGCAGATAGTATGATTGCAGTATTGGTGGGGTCATGCATGTTCTCCATCACGTCAGCTGGACAGAATCTGTTTCACGTCCTCACCTGTGTGGAGCGCTACCTGGCTGTTGTTCACCCCGTCACCTACCTGGGCCTGAGACAGTCGGGCGGGGTCAGGATCAGAAACATCAGCATTGGGTGTGTTTGGCTGATTTGCTTTGGAACACTAAGTGGATTCATCTTGTTAGACAGATCTTTCACCGGCGTCGCAGCTTCCTGCCTCTTGGTTTTCTCCTTAATTGTCGTCTCTTTCTGCAGCCTGTCAGTTCTCTGTGTTCTGATTGGCCCAGGGCCCGGGGATGTGGGCGGGGACAGGGAGCGTGTTGACCAAACAAAGCGGAGGGCTTTCTACACCATCACAGTGATAATGGGGGCACTGGTGTTGAGGTTTATGGGATTCCAGATTGGCAGCATGATGTAA
- the LOC130164920 gene encoding uncharacterized protein LOC130164920, with amino-acid sequence MKVSSASLLLDLAVLLLSGPTVCAVFLDASPNRLQFLTEESVSLRCEEGQQSFAGWTVRRTVKGRTQRCGDGAGDFGRLHKSSCIISVLSSSTDSGVYWCENNDGQKSPELSITVSDVILEIPLRPVMTGSDVTLRCRARDGSVGKAYFFMNGVKRGSGHKGEFTISKVKQSDDGFYSCSTDLSGSSSQSRLAVRDLSPPTTPRHSTLSPDTLSPPHPPPTPPHHSTLSPDTLPPPPPPPPPPPPSPLASLLLQVVAALVSLMVVVLFLAGVLLLCRKQTGMKVVATRVTVPQSLAVLLLSGLTVSAGVFPPPSVSLQTLLCHLVVFCPYCVSTVLMISIYCSRRTGNKRPVSIEMAKRIASEDYVNVTADDATEHDF; translated from the exons ATGAAGGTTtcatctgcctctctgctcctcg ACCTCgctgttctgctgctgtccGGACCGACAGTTTGTGCAG TCTTTCTGGATGCGAGTCCGAACCGTCTGCAGTTCCTGACAGAGGAGTCCGTCTCTCTGCGCTGTGAGGAGGGACAGCAGAGCTTTGCTGGATGGACAGTGAGGAGGACAGTGAAGGGGAGGACACAGAGGTGTGGTGACGGTGCAGGAGATTTTGGGCGTCTTCACAAATCCTCCTGCATCATCTCAGTCCTCTCCTCATCAACGGACAGCGGAGTTTACTGGTGTGAAAACAACGACGGGCAGAAGAGTCCCGAGCTCAGCATCACTGTGTCTG ATGTGATCCTGGAGATTCCTCTGCGTCCCgtgatgacaggaagtgacgtCACACTGCGCTGCAGAGCCAGAGACGGGTCCGTAGGCAAAGCTTATTTCTTCATGAATGGTGTCAAGCGTGGGTCGGGACATAAAGGAGAATTCACCATCAGCAAAGTCAAACAGAGTGATGACGGGTTCTACTCTTGTTCCACCGATCTGAGCGGATCGTCTTCGCAGAGCCGGCTGGCGGTCAGAG ATCTTTCTCCTCCCACCACTCCCCGCCACTCTACACTTTCTCCTGAtactctttctcctcctcatcctcctcccacccctccccaccACTCTACACTTTCTCCTGatactcttcctcctcctcctcctcctcctcctcctcctccgccctcCCCTctcgcctccctcctcctccaggttgtGGCGGCTCTGGTCTCGCTGATGGTTGTGGTTTTGTTCCTGGCTGGAGTTCTGCTGCTCTGTAGGAAACAAACGGGTATGAAGGTTGTCGCCACCAGGGTAACGGTTCCTCAAA gcctggctgttctgctgctgtctggACTGACCGTTTCTGCAG GCGtcttccctcccccctctgtgtCGCTGCAGACACTGCTCTGCCATCTAGTGGTCTTCTGTCCGTACTGCGTGTCCACTGTCCTAATGATATCCATCTactgcagcaggaggacag GAAACAAACGACCTGTCTCCATTGAGATGGCCAAGCGCATCGCTAGTGAAGATTATGTCAACGTCACAGCTGATGACGCCACTGAGCACGACttctga